The Nocardia sp. NBC_00508 nucleotide sequence GTGTCTCACCGAAAGGGGGCAAGCGTGATCGATCTCCCACGTGTTGCCGCAGCTCCAGGCGATGCGGGCAGCGGATGTGATCCAACCCGCCGGTAACATTTCGCCGGCGCTTCGATCTTGACTTTTGCCGTCCATTCCGGTTGTGGACCGGTGAATTTCCGGTGCTCCGGCACTTCGCTGGGAGCGGCCGGACGCAATTACTGTGACAGGCTTAACAACCCTGATCTGGGATTTCGATCACAGTCTCCAGTGTCGAGAAGGTTCTGTGTCAGCCCTTTTCACCTCGACAGCACTCGCCAGGCGAAAACGTCGCTCAGTGCCTCTCCGCCGCCGCCCGGGCGTCCACCACCGTCCGGGCGAGTTCCGCAAGACGCTCGAGCGGAACCTCGACAGCCCCCTCCGCACCCACCACGACCGCGGTGGGGTAGATGTCGCGCAGCAGATCAGGGCCGCCCGTCGCGGTATCGTCGTCGGCAGCGTCGACCAGCGCCTCCATCGCCAGCCGCAGCGCCTCCTGCTCCTCGATGTCGCGCCGGTAGGTCTTCTTCAGCGACGACTTCGCGAACACCGAACCCGAACCGGCCGCGGTGTAGCCGAAACGCTCCTCGTAACGACCGCCCACCGCGTCGAACGACACGATCCGCCCCGCCCGCTCCGGATCGGCCGCATCGAGGTCATAGCCGACCAGCAGCGGAATCACCGCCATATCCTGCAGCGCCGCAGCCAGATTGGCGCGCACCATCGCCGACAACTTCGTGGCCTTGCCATCGAACGTCAGCGACGCTCCCTCGATCTTCTCGTAATGCTCGAGCTCGACCGCGAACAACCGGATCATCTCCAACGCCATCCCCAC carries:
- the prcB gene encoding proteasome subunit beta; amino-acid sequence: MTFDSHLPLGLRYPAASFSEYLRRYAPQLLPDPGIGGGGAGIAPHGTTIVAVSYRGGVLLAGDRRGTMAHMVATRDMQKVVITDTYSAAGFAGTVGMALEMIRLFAVELEHYEKIEGASLTFDGKATKLSAMVRANLAAALQDMAVIPLLVGYDLDAADPERAGRIVSFDAVGGRYEERFGYTAAGSGSVFAKSSLKKTYRRDIEEQEALRLAMEALVDAADDDTATGGPDLLRDIYPTAVVVGAEGAVEVPLERLAELARTVVDARAAAERH